One genomic segment of Ignavibacteriota bacterium includes these proteins:
- a CDS encoding outer membrane beta-barrel protein has translation MKSILLFLTIILFYNSPLFSQWGNYESALGASAVLSIPTGDFSDYAGTGYGIKAKYIWMFSENVGWQSEAGYITWSEKNHISFNSFLLNTGLKVNFIPDEVGPYFFATFGMHFLSYEVNYSFMESSYSSSASDENFNISSGFGYEFEIDDNIYLDLNVNYNYITKNLENSDIKTSYFGINAGVNFGLF, from the coding sequence ATGAAATCTATCTTACTTTTTCTTACTATAATATTATTTTATAATTCTCCTCTATTTTCACAATGGGGAAATTATGAATCTGCATTAGGTGCTAGTGCTGTCCTGAGTATTCCGACTGGTGATTTTAGTGATTATGCTGGAACTGGATATGGTATAAAAGCGAAATATATATGGATGTTCAGTGAAAATGTTGGCTGGCAAAGTGAAGCTGGTTACATAACTTGGTCTGAAAAAAATCATATAAGTTTTAACTCATTTTTGTTAAATACTGGTTTAAAGGTAAATTTTATACCTGATGAAGTTGGACCTTATTTCTTCGCTACATTTGGAATGCATTTTTTAAGCTATGAAGTAAATTATTCATTTATGGAAAGTTCTTATTCATCCTCTGCTTCAGATGAAAATTTTAATATTTCAAGTGGATTTGGCTACGAGTTTGAAATAGATGATAATATCTATTTAGACTTAAATGTTAACTACAATTATATTACCAAAAATTTAGAAAATTCCGATATAAAAACTTCTTATTTCGGAATAAATGCTGGAGTAAATTTCGGTTTGTTTTAG